The proteins below are encoded in one region of Hordeum vulgare subsp. vulgare chromosome 3H, MorexV3_pseudomolecules_assembly, whole genome shotgun sequence:
- the LOC123445328 gene encoding serine carboxypeptidase 1 yields MARCRRRSGCTAGAALLLLFALALSGGGGAAPQGAEVTGLPGFDGALPSKHYAGYVTVDEGHGRNLFYYVVESERDPGKDPVVLWLNGGPGCSSFDGFVYEHGPFNFESGGSVKSLPKLHLNPYAWSKVSTMIYLDSPAGVGLSYSKNVSDYETGDLKTAADSHTFLLKWFQLYPEFLSNPFYIAGESYAGVYVPTLSHEVVKGIQGGAKPTINFKGYMVGNGVCDTVFDGNALVPFAHGMGLISDEIYQQASTSCHGNYWNATDGKCDTAISKIESLISGLNIYDILEPCYHSRSIKEVNLQNSKLPQSFKDLGTTNKPFPVRTRMLGRAWPLRAPVKAGRVPSWQEVASGVPCMSDEVATAWLDNAAVRSAIHAQSVSAIGPWLLCTDKLYFVHDAGSMIAYHKNLTSQGYRAIIFSGDHDMCVPFTGSEAWTKSLGYGVVDSWRPWITNGQVSGYTEGYEHGLTFATIKGAGHTVPEYKPQEAFAFYSRWLAGSKL; encoded by the exons ATGGCCCGgtgccgccgccgctccggctgcaCAGCCGGCGCGGCCCTGCTCCTCCTGTTCGCCCTCGccctctccggcggcggcggcgcggcaccGCAGGGCGCGGAGGTGACGGGGCTCCCGGGGTTCGACGGCGCGCTGCCGTCGAAGCACTACGCCGGGTACGTGACGGTGGACGAGGGGCACGGGCGCAACCTGTTCTACTACGTGGTGGAGTCGGAGCGCGACCCGGGCAAGGACCCCGTCGTGCTCTGGCTCAACGGCGGCCCCGGCTGCTCCAGCTTCGACGGCTTCGTCTACGAGCACG GGCCATTCAATTTCGAGTCGGGCGGGTCAGTTAAAAGCCTGCCAAAGCTCCACCTCAACCCTTATGCCTGGTCCAAG GTGTCTACCATGATATACCTGGACTCCCCTGCTGGCGTGGGGCTGTCATACTCGAAGAATGTTTCAGATTATGAAACGGGAGACCTCAAGACCGCGGCGGATTCGCATACTTTCCTTCTCAAG TGGTTCCAATTGTACCCTGAGTTCCTGAGCAACCCGTTCTACATAGCTGGGGAGTCGTATGCTGGGGTTTATGTCCCTACTCTTTCGCACGAAGTCGTCAAAG GGATACAAGGAGGAGCTAAGCCAACTATAAACTTCAAG GGCTACATGGTTGGGAATGGCGTCTGCGACACTGTCTTTGATGGCAATGCTCTTGTGCCATTTGCACATGGAATGGGTCTAATATCAGATGAAATATACCAG CAAGCTAGTACGTCATGCCACGGAAATTACTGGAATGCCACTGACGGTAAATGTGATACCGCTATATCGAAAATCGAATCG TTGATCAGCGGACTGAACATTTATGACATCCTTGAGCCATGCTACCACAGCAGAAGCATCAAAGAAGTGAACCTGCAGAATAGCAAATTGCCTCAAAGTTTCAAAGATCTTGGTACAACTAACAAGCCATTTCCCGTAAGAACGAGAATGCTGGGGCGTGCTTGGCCTTTGAGAGCTCCTGTAAAAGCCGGACGTGTTCCGTCATGGCAGGAAGTTGCCAGTGGTGTTCCATGCATG AGCGACGAAGTTGCAACAGCATGGCTTGACAACGCTGCCGTCAGATCTGCAATCCATGCCCAATCA GTAAGTGCAATTGGGCCATGGCTCTTATGCACAGATAAATTGTATTTCGTTCATGATGCTGGTAGTATGATCGCTTATCACAAGAACCTCACAAGCCAGGGTTATCGTGCCATCATATTCAG TGGCGACCATGACATGTGTGTGCCATTCACCGGGAGTGAAGCATGGACAAAATCTTTGGGGTATGGAGTTGTTGACTCGTGGCGGCCATGGATCACAAACGGACAAGTTTCTGG GTACACCGAAGGATATGAACATGGTCTCACTTTTGCTACTATTAAG GGTGCTGGACACACCGTTCCTGAGTACAAACCACAGGAAGCATTTGCTTTCTACAGCCGTTGGCTCGCTGGTTCAAAGTTGTGA
- the LOC123445327 gene encoding pre-mRNA-splicing factor CWC22 homolog, whose product MAASASPADSPPRRRRHRDDSPRRGDHRKPRQSPSPSPSPSPDRDADRRRRRSRASPPDRDADRRRRGQDPKPSEDNGVAKPSKAEDPPRSRARVSDGEEEDGRRARRPRASDDEKEGDRRRRRPRDSDDGRDDRRGSKRDRDRDRRRRRRSPSSESGSSPDDRRRRHRRDDGSRRREEDRGREERRASPERKEPTPPLPPPPPLPEMIPGRTGGIYIPPFRMAQMLRDVEDKASPEYQRLTWDALKKSINGLVNKVNATNIKNLVPELLAENLVRGRGLFCQSCIKSQMASPGFTDVFAALVAVVNTKFPEIGRLLLVRVMLQLKRAYKRNDKPQLLAATKFIAHLVNQVVVHELVALELLTVLLDNPSDDSVEVAVGFVKECGAILQDLTPQGLHAMFERFRGILHEGEIDKRVQFLIEGLFAIRKAKFQGFPAIRPELDLVEQEDQFTHDMSLETELDPETNLNVFRVNPNFAEDEKAYENLKKSILGEDDEDEEGSDDASDGEDEEESDDEEDEEQMEIRDKTETNLINLRRTIYLTIMSSVDFEEAGHKLLKIKLEPGQEMELNIMLLECCSQERTYLRYYGLLGQRFCMINKVFQENFEKCFVQQYSMIHRLETNKLRNVAKFFAHLLGTDALPWHVLAYIRLTEEDTTSSSRIFIKILFQELSEHLGIRLLNERLNDPNMQESFVSVFPRDHPKNTRFSINFFTSIGLGGITESLREYLKNMPRMIMQQQKPPSPSESESSGGSSDSGSSSQSESSSDESEKKRRKRRKK is encoded by the exons ATGGCCGCCTCCGCGTCGCCCGCCGACTCCCCGCCACGCCGCCGCAGGCACCGCGACGACTCCCCGCGCCGCGGGGACCACCGCAAGCCCCGGcagtcgccgtcgccgtccccgtcCCCCTCCCCCGACCGCGACGccgaccgccgccgccgcagatCTAGGGCTTCCCCGCCCGACCGTGATGCcgaccgccgccgccgcggccagGACCCCAAGCCCTCGGAGGACAACGGAGTCGCCAAGCCTAGCAAGGCCGAAGACCCCCCGCGCTCCCGCGCTAGGGTTTCcgacggggaggaggaggacggccGCCGGGCGAGGCGGCCTAGGGCTTCTGACGACGAGAAGGAGGGCGACCGCCGGCGGAGGCGTCCCAGGGATTCCGACGACGGGAGGGACGACCGTCGCGGCAGCAAGCGCGACCGCGACCGGGACAGGCGCCGTCGCCGCCGGAGCCCCAGCTCCGAGTCGGGATCCTCCCCCGACGACCGCCGGAGGCGCCACCGCCGTGATGATGGCTCTAGGAGGCGGGAGGAGGACCGTGGCCGCGAGGAGCGCCGGGCGAGCCCCGAGAGGAAGGAGCCGACGCCACCGctgccgcccccgccgccgctgccggagATGATCCCTGGCCGCACGGGAGGGATCTACATCCCGCCTTTCCGCATGGCGCAGATGCTGCGGGATGTGGAGGACAAGGCGAGCCCCGAGTACCAGAGGCTCACGTGGGATGCCCTCAAGAAGAGCATCAATGGGCTGGTCAACAAGGTGAATGCCACCAACATCAAGAATCTTGTGCCGGAGCTCTTGGCTGAGAACCTGGTTCGCGGGCGGGGCCTCTTCTGCCAGTCATGCATCAAGTCTCAGATGGCCTCGCCTGGGTTTACCGATGTGTTTGCCGCGCTGGTTGCAGTTGTCAATACCAAGTTCCCTGAGATTGGTCGGCTGCTTCTTGTTCGTGTTATGCTTCAGCTCAAGAGGGCCTATAAGAGGAATGACAAG CCCCAATTGCTTGCGGCAACCAAGTTCATAGCACACTTGGTTAATCAGGTGGTTGTGCATGAGCTTGTGGCTCTGGAGCTTCTTACTGTACTTCTTGATAATCCAAGTGATGATAGTGTTGAG GTGGCAGTGGGGTTTGTGAAAGAATGCGGAGCAATATTGCAGGACTTGACTCCTCAGGGGCTTCATG CTATGTTTGAACGATTTCGAGGCATTCTTCATGAAGGCGAAATAGACAAGAGAGTACAGTTTCTCATTGAAGGCCTTTTCGCAATTAGAAAAGCCAAATTTCAG GGGTTCCCAGCCATCCGGCCCGAACTGGATCTTGTGGAGCAGGAGGACCAATTTACTCATGATATGTCCCTTGAAACTGAACTAGACCCTGAGACTAATCTAA ATGTTTTCAGAGTAAACCCGAACTTCGCTGAAGATGAGAAGGCCTACGAGAACCTAAAGAAAAGCATCCTGggagaagatgatgaagatgaagaagggtCTGATGATGCTTCTGATGGTGAGGATGAAGAAGAATCAGATGatgaagaggatgaagagcaGATGGAGATAAGGGATAAAACTGAGACCAATCTTATCAACCTTCGAAGAACCATATATTTGACAATCATGTCCAGTGTTGATTTTGAAGAAGCCGGTCACAAGCTTCTAAAAATTAAACTTGAACCTGGGCAGGAG ATGGAGCTGAACATCATGCTTCTTGAGTGTTGCAGTCAAGAAAGGACATACCTTCGATACTATGGTTTATTAGGGCAGCGATTTTGCATGATTAATAAAGTATTTCAAGAAAACTTCGAAAAATGTTTCGTGCAACAGTATTCGATGATTCATCGTCTCGAAACAAACAAGTTGAGGAATGTCGCCAAGTTCTTCGCGCATTTGTTGGGTACTGATGCTCTCCCTTGGCATGTCTTGGCTTATATCCGATTGACGGAGGAAGACACCACGTCTTCCTCCCGGATTTTCATAAAGATTCTCTTCCAG GAATTGTCAGAGCATCTTGGTATACGATTGCTCAACGAGAGACTAAATGATCCAAACATGCAAGAGTCCTTTGTGTCGGTCTTCCCAAGAGACCATCCAAAGAACAccagattctccataaatttcttCACCTCCATCGGTCTGGGAGGCATCACGGAGAGCCTGCGGGAGTACCTAAAGAACATGCCCCGCATGATAATGCAGCAACAAAAGCCCCCCTCCCCGTCCGAGTCAGAATCAAGCGGAGGAAGCTCCGATTCAGGGTCCAGTTCTCAGTCGGAATCAAGTTCCGACGAAAGCGAGAAAAagcgaaggaagagaaggaagaagtaa